In Candidatus Babeliales bacterium, the following proteins share a genomic window:
- a CDS encoding ABC transporter ATP-binding protein codes for MPPQEPILRVANLTKAFITRPFFAHTISQAIAVRDVSFDIHKGEIVGLLGPNGAGKTTTLQMLIGTLKPTSGTIHYFNQDFFLNRSELLQRIAFASGSIKLPITISVAQNLDICARLYGLARAVRKNRIEQLLTTFGIFQLKDLSTGQLSDGQISRVMIAKAFLAQPEIVFLDEATASLDPEIALTVRQFLLEEKKTRGTAMLFASHNMEEVASLCDRVLIMNNGMLVADSSPRTLAKEVTTVRVQFTGAHDIQKMDQFLNRHAVAHSIDKEKITIELDEHSIAQLLQHFAREEIVYSTISIEKPTLEDYFLKITNPHKTLKELA; via the coding sequence ATGCCGCCGCAAGAACCGATTTTACGCGTCGCAAACCTCACGAAGGCGTTTATAACGCGCCCCTTTTTTGCGCACACAATATCTCAGGCGATCGCCGTGCGCGACGTTTCATTTGATATCCATAAAGGGGAAATCGTGGGCCTACTTGGGCCAAACGGTGCGGGAAAAACGACGACGCTTCAAATGCTGATCGGAACCTTAAAGCCAACCTCTGGAACAATTCATTATTTTAATCAGGATTTTTTTCTCAACCGCTCCGAGCTTCTTCAGCGAATCGCTTTTGCCAGCGGCTCAATTAAACTGCCCATCACTATTTCCGTTGCACAAAATCTTGATATTTGTGCTCGTTTATATGGCCTTGCGCGAGCTGTACGAAAAAATCGCATTGAGCAATTATTAACCACGTTTGGCATTTTTCAGTTAAAAGATCTTTCAACAGGTCAGCTTTCGGATGGGCAAATTTCTCGCGTCATGATAGCTAAAGCGTTTTTAGCACAACCAGAAATCGTATTTCTTGATGAAGCGACAGCCTCTCTAGATCCGGAGATTGCACTTACGGTACGCCAGTTCTTGCTTGAGGAAAAAAAAACACGTGGTACTGCGATGCTCTTTGCATCGCATAATATGGAAGAAGTTGCCTCATTGTGCGATCGAGTTCTTATTATGAATAATGGGATGCTGGTTGCTGATAGCAGTCCGCGTACACTAGCAAAAGAAGTTACCACGGTGAGAGTCCAATTTACTGGCGCTCACGATATACAGAAAATGGATCAGTTTTTGAATCGTCATGCGGTTGCGCATAGCATCGATAAAGAAAAAATTACGATTGAGCTCGATGAGCATTCAATTGCTCAACTATTGCAGCATTTTGCTCGAGAAGAGATCGTTTATTCCACTATTTCGATCGAGAAACCGACGCTGGAAGATTATTTTTTAAAAATCACAAATCCGCATAAAACCCTCAAGGAACTCGCATGA
- a CDS encoding ABC transporter permease — protein sequence MKWHRIWAMVVRYMLTWIRNLHNFLDDILWPILDIILWGMTSMWMQDQQHGSLSSNILVLLSCLVFWYVVQRAHDAVSMNALEELWDRNFINLFSTPLTIFEWMTAIIILSFFRIFYTLFICVAMVWLLYSCNVFSSGLMLLPFLFSLLLSGLFIGFFTTAFIMYWGRKALFFSWTVSWIFSPFSSVYYPLETLPKWGQYIGKLMPMTYAFEGLRTIVTHHYFPMDYLVISIVLNIIYVILSMMFFVFMFEQSRIKGFTSLQ from the coding sequence ATGAAATGGCATCGCATCTGGGCGATGGTAGTTCGTTATATGCTTACTTGGATACGCAATCTCCACAATTTCTTGGATGATATTTTATGGCCTATTTTAGATATCATTCTTTGGGGAATGACAAGCATGTGGATGCAAGACCAGCAGCACGGATCGTTGTCTTCCAATATTCTGGTACTGTTAAGTTGCTTGGTGTTTTGGTACGTGGTGCAAAGGGCTCATGATGCGGTTTCTATGAACGCACTCGAAGAGCTTTGGGATAGAAACTTTATTAATTTATTTTCCACCCCCCTCACTATTTTTGAGTGGATGACGGCGATCATCATTCTGAGTTTTTTTAGAATCTTTTATACACTTTTTATCTGCGTCGCGATGGTTTGGCTCCTTTATTCATGCAATGTTTTTTCTTCAGGGTTGATGCTTCTCCCCTTTTTGTTTTCGCTTCTTTTATCCGGCCTATTTATCGGTTTTTTCACCACCGCATTTATCATGTACTGGGGAAGAAAAGCGCTGTTCTTTTCGTGGACCGTTAGTTGGATTTTTTCACCATTCAGTTCAGTCTACTATCCACTTGAAACACTCCCAAAATGGGGCCAATATATTGGTAAACTAATGCCAATGACCTATGCATTTGAAGGGTTGCGCACGATCGTGACGCATCACTATTTTCCAATGGACTACCTTGTGATAAGCATCGTACTGAATATTATCTACGTTATTTTATCGATGATGTTCTTTGTTTTTATGTTTGAGCAATCCCGCATCAAGGGCTTTACCAGCCTTCAGTAA
- a CDS encoding rhodanese-related sulfurtransferase: MGKITIFYKYVDIEYPTAIMKWQKKLCVELGLKGRILIAHEGINGTVGGTDEGIELYQKTMLEHPLFGGIDFKDSAGAADYFPRLRIAVRPEIVHLGLDTKKFTAKDAGKHLSPQQAHEFMAHMNEDTIVLDTRNSYEWKIGQFKTINTINAPTEYFREFPEFIDTNLETFKDKKILMACTSGVRCERASAYLKSKNVAKEVYQINGGIQRYTEQFPDGFFRGKNYVFDGRVTAKINDDCVGNCDRCNAPYDEPINCINAECNKQVILCDNCQSTLINTCSEICSQLVREHKVKVRTKPSRIGRTNQSNESDPAQCSIK; this comes from the coding sequence ATGGGCAAAATTACTATTTTTTATAAATACGTCGATATCGAATACCCAACAGCCATCATGAAATGGCAAAAAAAACTGTGCGTTGAACTTGGGCTCAAAGGCCGGATCTTAATTGCGCATGAAGGAATCAATGGCACGGTTGGCGGCACCGATGAAGGTATAGAACTTTATCAAAAAACGATGCTGGAACATCCACTATTTGGCGGCATTGATTTTAAAGATAGCGCTGGCGCCGCAGATTATTTCCCTCGTTTGCGCATTGCCGTCCGCCCAGAAATTGTGCATTTAGGCCTTGATACTAAAAAGTTCACCGCAAAAGACGCGGGAAAACATCTTTCTCCTCAGCAAGCTCACGAATTTATGGCGCATATGAATGAAGATACGATTGTCCTTGATACCAGAAACAGCTATGAGTGGAAAATCGGCCAATTCAAAACGATAAACACCATCAACGCCCCTACTGAATATTTTAGGGAGTTTCCTGAATTTATCGATACGAACCTAGAAACATTTAAAGATAAAAAGATTTTAATGGCATGCACCTCGGGCGTACGCTGCGAGCGCGCATCAGCCTATTTAAAATCGAAAAATGTAGCCAAAGAAGTATATCAAATTAATGGCGGCATTCAGCGCTATACCGAACAATTTCCTGACGGATTCTTCCGCGGAAAAAATTATGTGTTTGATGGACGCGTCACAGCAAAAATTAATGACGATTGCGTGGGCAATTGTGATCGCTGCAACGCACCTTATGATGAACCTATCAATTGCATCAACGCCGAATGTAATAAACAGGTAATCTTATGCGACAATTGCCAATCAACGTTAATAAATACCTGCAGCGAAATCTGTTCACAATTAGTACGTGAGCATAAAGTAAAAGTTCGCACTAAGCCATCACGAATTGGGCGCACGAATCAAAGCAATGAATCTGATCCAGCACAATGTTCCATTAAATGA
- the murB gene encoding UDP-N-acetylmuramate dehydrogenase, with the protein MNLIQHNVPLNDKNWFKTGGAARFFIEPANAQDFQYACAFAQQNNLPIFVLGEGANVLISDDGFDGLVIRPFLKQITHEIIDDKIAFVHAGAGVTINDLIEYCLQHNLSALEEFSGIPGTVGGSVYINLHYFEFLLDQFLVRAEVIERETGIIKTVSPEWFNFAYDFSTLHDEKHYLVHATFKTKRISELETAYARGRRTEIMRHRFKRYPIANTCGSFFRNFLPHEIEPEKTGVKLPYIAYYLDKIGVKGKLSVGDAIVSHQHANMIINRGNATSTDIINLAQKMQELVHKEFNLTPHAECRLIGFKDTLI; encoded by the coding sequence ATGAATCTGATCCAGCACAATGTTCCATTAAATGACAAAAACTGGTTTAAAACGGGCGGAGCTGCACGTTTTTTTATTGAGCCTGCAAACGCGCAAGACTTTCAATATGCGTGTGCCTTTGCACAGCAAAATAATTTGCCTATTTTCGTACTAGGTGAAGGCGCCAACGTATTAATTAGTGATGATGGCTTTGACGGTTTGGTAATTCGTCCATTTCTCAAACAAATTACTCACGAGATTATCGATGACAAAATAGCATTTGTTCATGCAGGAGCTGGCGTTACGATTAACGATTTGATTGAATATTGCTTGCAGCATAATTTAAGTGCACTTGAAGAGTTCAGCGGCATTCCTGGCACCGTCGGCGGATCGGTCTATATTAATTTGCACTATTTTGAATTCTTACTTGATCAATTTTTAGTAAGGGCCGAAGTTATTGAGCGAGAAACGGGAATTATAAAAACAGTTTCTCCCGAGTGGTTCAATTTTGCGTACGATTTTTCTACGCTGCACGATGAAAAACATTATTTGGTCCATGCAACTTTTAAAACTAAACGTATTTCTGAACTTGAAACGGCGTATGCGCGCGGGCGCCGCACAGAAATTATGCGGCATCGCTTCAAACGGTATCCAATAGCTAATACCTGCGGCAGCTTTTTTAGAAATTTTTTGCCTCATGAAATTGAACCAGAAAAAACTGGAGTAAAACTGCCTTATATCGCTTATTATTTAGATAAAATCGGGGTAAAAGGAAAACTTTCTGTTGGTGATGCAATCGTTTCTCATCAACATGCAAACATGATCATCAACCGCGGCAACGCAACGAGCACCGATATTATTAATTTGGCGCAAAAAATGCAGGAATTGGTGCATAAAGAATTTAATTTGACGCCGCATGCTGAATGCAGATTAATTGGATTTAAAGATACATTAATATAG
- a CDS encoding queuosine precursor transporter, whose translation MNNEFIFIIHSLIISFSTLYALRIGKDALIALVATLSIIANLFVTKQIALGGFIVTAADAYTIGAVLSLNMLQEYFGSKTAIRAIWISFFMMFVAAIAGQIQLWYLPALCDSMHPHFQALLCNSPRIIAASLIAYLASQHLDRAIFAWLSKQLSGNLMIARFCSSTIIAQLVDTLLFTFLGLYGIVESVWDVVLISYFIKLCAVILTIPAIWLSRFIGQMTNRP comes from the coding sequence ATGAATAATGAATTTATCTTTATCATCCACTCTCTTATTATTAGCTTCTCAACTCTGTATGCGCTCCGCATAGGTAAAGATGCACTTATCGCGCTCGTTGCGACGCTGAGCATTATTGCAAACTTGTTTGTCACCAAGCAAATTGCTCTGGGCGGATTTATTGTTACCGCTGCCGATGCCTATACAATCGGTGCCGTTCTTTCGCTTAATATGCTCCAGGAATATTTTGGCAGCAAAACAGCAATTCGCGCAATATGGATAAGTTTTTTTATGATGTTTGTCGCAGCCATTGCCGGACAAATTCAGCTTTGGTATCTGCCAGCACTCTGCGATTCGATGCATCCTCATTTTCAGGCGCTTTTATGCAATAGCCCCCGCATTATTGCTGCATCGCTCATTGCCTATTTAGCATCTCAGCATCTGGATCGAGCGATTTTTGCATGGCTCTCTAAGCAATTATCGGGAAATCTCATGATCGCCCGCTTTTGCAGCTCAACGATTATTGCCCAGCTGGTGGACACCCTTCTATTCACCTTTTTAGGGCTTTATGGCATAGTAGAATCTGTGTGGGACGTTGTCCTTATCAGCTATTTTATTAAACTATGCGCCGTAATACTTACCATTCCAGCTATCTGGCTATCGAGGTTTATAGGCCAAATGACCAATAGGCCATGA
- the tgt gene encoding tRNA guanosine(34) transglycosylase Tgt → MNLPFRFELIHQSKKSRARVGRIHTPHGAIDTPNFVAVGTNATLKALDSKTVDDIGLQLMFCNTYHLMLHPGTDTVAKAGGLHKFMNRRQPLITDSGGFQVFSLAYGGVKDELKSKGQKKLTNSVIKIDEEGVLFRSYRDGAAVLLTPETSVQAQKELGADIIIPFDELPPYHIDPTVLKKSLARTHRWEKRSLDYHLKHANNQAMYAVIHGGINPEMRKESAQYLTNLAFDGFAIGGSLGKSRIEMIEMLTHLMPEIPVDKPNHLLGIGDLPSLEAAVPLGIDTFDSSHPTKCARHGLLFTFNGFVKIEKNENKQSFEPIDKNCTCLTCTTYTRSYVHHLFKAHEVTGHILATIHNLHFMVQLMAQYRQRILNDEI, encoded by the coding sequence ATGAATTTACCGTTTAGATTTGAACTCATTCACCAATCAAAAAAATCACGTGCCCGCGTAGGAAGAATTCATACGCCGCATGGAGCAATTGATACTCCTAATTTTGTCGCCGTTGGCACCAACGCTACGCTCAAGGCTCTCGATAGCAAAACGGTGGATGATATTGGCCTTCAGCTGATGTTTTGCAATACCTATCACTTAATGCTCCATCCTGGTACCGATACGGTTGCCAAGGCGGGCGGTTTGCATAAATTCATGAACCGTCGCCAGCCGCTCATTACCGATTCTGGCGGATTTCAAGTATTTAGTTTGGCATATGGCGGCGTAAAAGATGAGCTGAAAAGTAAGGGCCAAAAAAAATTAACCAATTCTGTGATTAAAATCGATGAAGAGGGCGTTCTCTTTCGCTCCTATCGGGACGGTGCTGCCGTTTTACTCACGCCCGAAACCTCGGTGCAAGCGCAAAAAGAGCTTGGGGCCGATATCATTATTCCTTTTGATGAATTGCCTCCCTATCATATTGATCCAACCGTTCTGAAAAAATCGCTCGCGCGTACCCATCGCTGGGAAAAACGATCTCTTGATTATCATCTTAAACACGCAAATAATCAGGCAATGTATGCAGTGATCCATGGCGGCATTAATCCGGAAATGCGCAAGGAAAGTGCCCAATATTTAACCAATTTAGCATTTGATGGCTTTGCTATCGGGGGTAGCTTAGGAAAATCCCGCATCGAAATGATTGAAATGCTGACACATCTCATGCCTGAAATTCCTGTTGATAAACCAAACCATTTGCTCGGGATTGGCGATCTACCTTCGCTTGAAGCTGCAGTCCCTTTAGGAATAGATACGTTTGATAGTTCTCATCCAACTAAATGCGCACGCCACGGATTATTGTTTACGTTTAATGGCTTTGTAAAAATTGAAAAAAATGAAAATAAACAATCGTTTGAGCCGATTGATAAAAACTGCACCTGCTTAACGTGCACAACGTACACCCGTTCATACGTACATCATCTTTTTAAAGCGCATGAAGTTACTGGCCATATTCTTGCCACCATTCATAATCTTCATTTCATGGTCCAACTTATGGCACAGTATCGACAACGCATTCTTAACGACGAAATATAA
- a CDS encoding RNA methyltransferase: protein MREILSLQNDHIKDLVRLAHEASERKHQQKFIAEGIRTVSTLLKSKMHLVELISTHFMLMQAHEVAPDEKITVVSDAVLNKISPSSSPSGILGVFEIPQHAKNEPLSSGIVLSGISDPGNMGTLIRTCAAIGKKTVVVLEGVDPFNPKVIQATAGAIGLVNIFQCTWPEFLTRKKDMQLFGLVVQDGKPMHKLAENSLLMIGSEAHGIPEEYLSACDELITLSMPGGTESLNAAIAGSIAMYLGFL, encoded by the coding sequence ATGAGAGAAATTCTTTCTTTACAAAATGATCACATAAAAGATCTTGTTCGCCTCGCGCACGAGGCAAGCGAACGCAAACATCAACAAAAATTTATCGCTGAAGGTATACGCACTGTTAGCACGCTTCTGAAAAGCAAAATGCATTTAGTGGAACTTATTTCAACGCATTTTATGCTGATGCAAGCGCACGAAGTTGCGCCGGATGAAAAAATTACGGTCGTTTCCGACGCTGTACTGAACAAAATAAGCCCGAGCAGTTCACCGAGCGGCATTTTGGGTGTTTTTGAGATTCCGCAACACGCGAAAAATGAACCACTAAGTTCAGGAATTGTATTGTCCGGCATTTCAGATCCTGGAAATATGGGCACCTTAATCCGCACCTGCGCAGCAATAGGGAAAAAAACAGTCGTGGTTCTTGAAGGGGTTGATCCTTTTAATCCGAAAGTAATTCAAGCGACTGCTGGCGCGATCGGATTAGTAAATATTTTCCAATGTACGTGGCCAGAATTTCTCACGCGCAAAAAAGATATGCAACTTTTTGGATTGGTAGTTCAAGACGGCAAACCGATGCACAAATTAGCTGAAAATAGTTTATTAATGATAGGCAGTGAAGCGCATGGCATCCCAGAAGAATATTTATCTGCATGTGATGAACTTATCACTCTCTCAATGCCGGGCGGAACTGAAAGTTTAAATGCTGCCATTGCAGGTTCGATTGCGATGTACCTTGGATTTTTATAA
- a CDS encoding amino acid permease yields MAQTQKLSLLDAILININVMFGTGVLINTVNLAVIAGFLGFASYITVALLMLPLIFSIAATLNRHPSGGFYAYAATDIHPAVGFLSAWSYFVGKLASAALLIHIFTSTMKVIIPALDSIPSLPIDFAILGLFTWLNMFNIKTGTRITYGFIFCKFTPIIFAILSCLALFSKWHIPVDSMLWAGIPSTIPLVLYAFVGFEVACSISNSIEDAEKNGPKSILYSFGIVVFLTVLYQLLMFATIGEGLTQLPNFLGIFKVVLNEIIPSAGAFKAVLLKLFYIAGASSALGGSYGILFSNSWNLYTLAQFKHIPFAKFFTSLNNYQVPFMCVLAESAICAGYLLLTAGHQVTLQQISVLGCTIAYACSVLGLIKAHRHESLSSNPFVAWAAIGSCLLLLGSCIRNFISSGIIYLGFFGILIALGMILYAATALSGSANLKRH; encoded by the coding sequence ATGGCACAAACGCAAAAACTTTCATTGCTCGATGCAATACTCATTAATATAAACGTTATGTTTGGCACTGGCGTGCTGATCAATACGGTAAATTTAGCGGTAATCGCAGGATTTCTAGGCTTTGCAAGCTATATTACGGTAGCACTTTTAATGCTTCCCCTCATTTTTTCTATCGCAGCAACGTTGAATCGCCATCCATCAGGCGGATTTTATGCGTATGCTGCAACCGATATTCATCCAGCGGTTGGCTTTTTAAGCGCATGGTCGTACTTTGTTGGAAAATTAGCATCCGCAGCGTTGCTCATCCATATTTTTACTTCAACCATGAAAGTAATTATTCCCGCTTTGGATTCAATACCTTCATTGCCAATTGACTTTGCAATTCTCGGGCTGTTTACATGGCTCAATATGTTCAATATTAAAACCGGCACGCGCATTACGTACGGTTTTATCTTTTGCAAATTCACACCAATTATTTTTGCAATCTTAAGTTGCTTGGCATTATTCTCAAAATGGCATATTCCAGTCGATAGTATGTTATGGGCAGGAATCCCATCCACCATCCCACTCGTGCTTTACGCATTTGTTGGTTTCGAAGTAGCATGCTCGATTAGTAATTCGATCGAAGATGCTGAAAAAAATGGCCCGAAATCCATCTTGTACTCTTTTGGGATCGTAGTTTTTCTAACCGTGCTTTACCAACTGCTCATGTTTGCGACTATTGGCGAAGGGCTCACGCAACTACCTAATTTTTTAGGCATTTTTAAAGTAGTTCTTAATGAAATTATACCATCAGCCGGTGCTTTCAAAGCGGTTTTGTTAAAATTATTTTATATCGCCGGCGCCTCATCCGCACTCGGTGGAAGCTATGGCATTTTATTTAGTAACTCATGGAACTTGTATACGCTCGCCCAATTTAAACATATCCCCTTTGCAAAGTTCTTCACTTCGCTTAATAATTATCAGGTGCCATTTATGTGCGTACTTGCTGAAAGTGCAATTTGCGCAGGCTATTTATTGCTCACCGCAGGTCATCAAGTAACATTGCAGCAAATTAGCGTTTTAGGATGCACCATTGCGTATGCATGCAGCGTGCTTGGGCTTATTAAAGCGCACCGCCACGAATCACTTAGCTCAAATCCCTTTGTTGCATGGGCCGCTATAGGAAGCTGCCTCTTGCTTCTTGGTAGCTGCATTCGCAATTTCATCTCGAGCGGAATTATCTATCTTGGATTCTTTGGCATATTAATAGCGCTTGGCATGATACTTTATGCAGCAACAGCTCTTTCTGGCTCAGCGAATCTTAAGCGTCATTAA
- the mraY gene encoding phospho-N-acetylmuramoyl-pentapeptide-transferase — translation MLYYLSMYFKATSSFWNVLHYVSFRAMAALLTSLCFSFLFGEFFIETSKKFFRSKAREWTPERHKEKDDMPTMGGVFILFVVLATVLLWAPILHYQILIMIFGLVGFGVIGAWDDWLKIKTRKGISSRMKFLSQCVVAACCAISMFLNGVSTSISFPFFKSLNPNIGIFFILWATFIMVGASNAVNLTDGLDGLAIGSLIPNFATFSLICYAAGHYMFANYLHIPFAGTAELAVVGAALVGASIGFLWYNAYPAQIFMGDVGSLALGGALALMALMAKQELLLCIAGGLFVVEALSVMMQVYSYRYRGKRIFKMAPIHHHFELLGWQEAKITIRFGIISLILCLIALMTLKIR, via the coding sequence ATGCTGTATTATTTATCCATGTATTTTAAAGCAACATCTTCATTTTGGAACGTGTTGCATTATGTGAGCTTTCGCGCAATGGCAGCTTTGTTAACTTCACTTTGTTTTTCTTTTTTGTTCGGCGAATTTTTTATTGAAACATCAAAAAAATTTTTTAGATCAAAAGCGCGAGAATGGACTCCTGAGCGGCATAAAGAGAAAGATGATATGCCAACGATGGGCGGTGTGTTTATTCTATTCGTTGTGTTGGCGACGGTTTTGCTCTGGGCTCCTATTTTGCATTATCAAATACTCATTATGATTTTTGGCTTGGTTGGTTTTGGTGTGATTGGTGCTTGGGATGATTGGTTAAAAATTAAAACGCGCAAAGGCATTTCATCGCGCATGAAATTTTTATCGCAATGCGTAGTTGCTGCATGTTGCGCAATTTCTATGTTTCTCAACGGCGTTTCCACTTCGATTAGTTTTCCATTTTTTAAATCTCTTAATCCAAACATCGGAATATTTTTTATTTTGTGGGCGACGTTTATCATGGTTGGAGCGAGCAATGCAGTAAATTTAACCGATGGACTCGATGGGCTTGCAATAGGTTCTCTTATTCCTAATTTTGCCACCTTTTCGTTAATTTGCTATGCAGCTGGCCATTATATGTTCGCTAACTATTTGCATATTCCATTTGCAGGAACTGCAGAATTGGCAGTGGTTGGCGCAGCGCTCGTGGGCGCCTCGATTGGCTTTTTGTGGTACAATGCCTATCCTGCGCAAATTTTCATGGGAGATGTTGGATCGTTAGCCCTGGGGGGTGCACTTGCGTTAATGGCGCTCATGGCAAAGCAAGAATTGCTTTTGTGCATTGCGGGAGGCTTGTTTGTTGTTGAGGCGTTATCGGTGATGATGCAAGTTTATTCGTACCGTTATCGCGGTAAGCGAATATTTAAAATGGCGCCAATTCATCATCATTTTGAGCTGCTTGGTTGGCAAGAAGCAAAAATTACGATTCGCTTTGGCATCATTTCACTTATTTTGTGCTTGATCGCGTTAATGACGCTTAAGATTCGCTGA